One genomic region from Marinobacter szutsaonensis encodes:
- a CDS encoding rod shape-determining protein, with protein sequence MIKRLRGIFSSDLSIDLGTANTLIYVRERGIVLNEPSVVAIRTSGSQKMVAAVGSEAKRMLGRTPGNITAIRPMKDGVIADFVVTEKMLQHFIHKVHENSFITPSPRVLVCVPSKSTQVERKAIRESALGAGAREVFLIEEPMAAAIGAGLPVEEASGSMIVDIGGGTTEIAIISLNGIVYAESVRVGGDKFDEAIVTYVRRNYGSLIGDSTAERIKHEIGCAYEGLDVREIDVRGRNLAEGVPRAFTLNSEEILDALQESLAQIVQTVKSALEQSPPELASDIAERGIVLTGGGALLRGLDKLISEETGLPVIIAEDPLTCVARGGGKALEVIDRGGIGMFSQEG encoded by the coding sequence TTGATCAAAAGACTCCGAGGCATTTTCTCCAGCGACCTGTCCATCGACCTGGGCACCGCCAACACCCTTATATATGTGCGAGAGCGGGGTATCGTCCTGAACGAGCCCTCCGTGGTTGCCATCCGCACGAGTGGTTCCCAGAAAATGGTCGCCGCCGTCGGCTCCGAAGCCAAGCGCATGCTCGGCCGTACGCCGGGCAACATCACCGCCATCCGCCCCATGAAAGATGGCGTGATTGCCGACTTCGTCGTCACCGAAAAAATGCTCCAGCACTTCATCCATAAAGTGCACGAGAACAGCTTCATCACCCCGAGCCCGCGCGTGCTCGTGTGTGTGCCCAGCAAATCCACCCAGGTGGAACGCAAGGCCATCCGCGAATCCGCCCTCGGCGCCGGTGCCCGGGAAGTGTTCCTGATCGAAGAGCCCATGGCGGCCGCCATCGGTGCCGGCCTGCCGGTTGAAGAAGCCAGCGGTTCCATGATCGTCGACATCGGCGGTGGTACCACCGAGATCGCCATCATCTCCCTGAACGGCATCGTCTACGCCGAATCCGTGCGGGTCGGTGGTGACAAGTTTGACGAAGCCATCGTCACCTACGTGCGCCGCAACTATGGCAGTCTCATCGGTGACTCCACCGCCGAGCGCATCAAGCACGAGATCGGCTGTGCCTACGAAGGCCTGGACGTCCGCGAGATCGACGTGCGCGGCCGCAACCTGGCCGAAGGCGTGCCCCGGGCCTTCACCCTGAACAGCGAAGAGATTCTCGACGCGCTGCAGGAATCCCTGGCCCAGATCGTCCAGACCGTGAAGAGCGCCCTGGAACAGTCACCGCCCGAGCTGGCGTCCGACATCGCCGAGCGCGGGATCGTTCTGACCGGCGGTGGTGCCCTGCTGCGCGGACTGGACAAACTCATCAGTGAAGAGACCGGTCTGCCGGTGATCATCGCCGAAGACCCGCTCACCTGTGTCGCCCGGGGTGGCGGTAAGGCACTGGAAGTCATTGATCGCGGTGGCATCGGAATGTTCTCCCAGGAGGGCTAA
- the gatA gene encoding Asp-tRNA(Asn)/Glu-tRNA(Gln) amidotransferase subunit GatA, producing MHNKSVAELSRELESGKISSVELTQQFLDRLKQEDGKYNSFITITEEQALAEAKAADELRAAGKATAWTGVPFAHKDIFCTNGVRTTCGSKMLENFVPPYDATVTEKFRQAGAVCLGKTNMDEFAMGSSNESSYFGAVTNPWGLSSGEKRVPGGSSGGSAAAVAARLVPAATATDTGGSIRQPAALCGVTGLKPTYGRVSRYGMIAFASSLDQGGTMARTAEDNALMLNVMAGFDPKDSTSIDREVPDYTATLNEPLKGLKIGLPKEYFSDQLSPAMEEQVRNAVKEYEKLGATVKEVSLPNAKLAIAAYYVIAPAEASANLSRFDGVRYGYRCEDPKDLMDMYTRTRAEGFGAEVKRRILVGTYALSHGYYDAYYLKAQKVRRLIQQDFANAFKEVDVLMSPTSPSPAFVQGEKTNDPVTMYLEDIFTIAINLAGLPAMSVPAGFVDGLPVGLQIIGDYFAEARLLNAAHQFQQVTDWHQREPK from the coding sequence ATGCATAACAAGTCTGTAGCAGAGCTTTCCCGCGAGCTGGAGAGCGGCAAGATTTCCAGTGTGGAGCTGACCCAGCAGTTCCTGGACCGTCTGAAGCAGGAAGACGGCAAGTACAACAGCTTTATTACCATCACCGAAGAGCAGGCGCTGGCCGAGGCCAAAGCGGCTGACGAATTGCGGGCCGCTGGCAAGGCGACGGCCTGGACCGGGGTGCCTTTTGCCCACAAGGATATTTTCTGCACCAACGGCGTTCGCACCACCTGTGGCTCGAAGATGCTGGAGAATTTCGTGCCGCCATACGATGCGACGGTAACCGAGAAGTTCCGGCAGGCCGGCGCGGTGTGTCTGGGCAAGACCAATATGGATGAGTTCGCCATGGGTTCGTCCAACGAGTCCAGCTATTTTGGTGCCGTGACCAACCCGTGGGGGCTGTCTTCCGGTGAGAAGCGGGTGCCGGGCGGCTCGTCCGGTGGCTCGGCGGCCGCGGTGGCGGCGCGTCTGGTGCCGGCGGCGACCGCAACTGATACCGGCGGGTCCATCCGTCAGCCGGCGGCACTGTGTGGCGTGACCGGCCTGAAGCCGACCTATGGCCGGGTATCCCGTTACGGCATGATCGCCTTCGCCTCCTCCCTGGATCAGGGCGGCACGATGGCGCGCACCGCCGAGGACAACGCGCTGATGCTGAACGTAATGGCGGGGTTTGATCCGAAGGATTCTACCTCCATTGATCGTGAGGTACCGGATTACACCGCTACCCTGAACGAGCCGTTGAAGGGTCTGAAGATCGGTTTGCCGAAGGAATACTTTAGCGACCAGCTGTCTCCGGCGATGGAGGAGCAGGTTCGCAATGCGGTGAAGGAGTACGAGAAGCTGGGCGCGACGGTCAAGGAAGTATCCCTGCCGAACGCGAAGCTGGCGATTGCGGCCTATTACGTGATCGCGCCGGCGGAGGCTTCCGCCAACCTGTCCCGGTTTGACGGTGTGCGTTACGGCTACCGCTGTGAGGATCCGAAGGATCTGATGGACATGTATACCCGCACCCGGGCTGAAGGTTTCGGAGCCGAGGTGAAGCGCCGGATCCTGGTGGGTACCTATGCCCTCTCCCACGGTTACTACGATGCCTATTACCTGAAGGCACAGAAAGTACGGCGGCTGATCCAGCAGGATTTCGCCAATGCCTTCAAGGAAGTGGATGTTCTGATGAGCCCTACCTCCCCGTCTCCGGCATTCGTTCAGGGTGAAAAGACCAACGATCCCGTGACCATGTACCTGGAGGACATCTTCACCATCGCCATTAACCTCGCGGGGCTGCCGGCCATGTCTGTGCCGGCCGGTTTCGTCGACGGGTTGCCGGTTGGCCTGCAGATCATTGGCGACTACTTCGCCGAAGCCCGGCTGCTGAATGCTGCCCACCAGTTCCAGCAGGTGACCGACTGGCACCAGCGTGAACCGAAATAA
- the gatC gene encoding Asp-tRNA(Asn)/Glu-tRNA(Gln) amidotransferase subunit GatC: MSISREDIEKVAVLARIKVDDEQVSALEKDLGNILDLVDQLSAADTDSVEPMAHPLDAVQRLRPDEVTETNQREAFQAIAPATEDGLYLVPKVIE; the protein is encoded by the coding sequence GTGAGCATTTCCCGCGAGGACATTGAAAAAGTTGCCGTGCTCGCCCGCATCAAGGTGGACGACGAGCAGGTTTCGGCACTGGAGAAGGATCTGGGTAACATCCTGGATCTGGTGGATCAGCTGAGTGCCGCAGACACCGATTCCGTCGAACCGATGGCGCACCCGCTGGATGCGGTTCAGCGGTTGCGGCCGGATGAGGTGACCGAGACCAATCAGCGGGAGGCGTTCCAGGCCATCGCGCCGGCGACCGAGGACGGTCTGTATCTGGTTCCGAAGGTTATTGAGTGA